Proteins encoded by one window of Vampirovibrionales bacterium:
- a CDS encoding bifunctional folylpolyglutamate synthase/dihydrofolate synthase has translation MRPPAPFSFSSPLASPFTDEAALALLDSLECSAMKLGLSRMRQALTAMGNPQNARPVIHIAGTNGKGSTTAMLTQILVASGRRVGTFISPHLWDVRERIALNGAPLSQRDFTGAIASLREDLMALKTPRDAWPTYFEFLTLMAFRCFSRPDLGVDAVVLETGLGGRLDATNVVERPAATAITGISLDHQALLGDSLEAIASEKAGILKPNAPLILGPCLDPRARATILAQAEAVGAPVTHTQRERLQILDGPDDLTRETSGEPRLYLRDSRTQASYALGLCAPYQRDNAVTALGVVDVLNEAGWAISPEAIAKGLAQTRWPARFEWFGAQRWIVDGSHNAEGFASLDDSLRRWLSDAPWVMLLSLRANRDPALLRALMQNRDVRAAICLQGEPARLYHPPSVLADALASAGAGAVLTAASLAEAMTMARDYQRRTPESWTLAAGSLYTAGAVRQALAPEESAP, from the coding sequence ATGCGCCCGCCTGCGCCGTTCTCGTTCTCCTCGCCCCTCGCCTCTCCGTTCACCGATGAGGCTGCTCTGGCCCTGCTCGATAGCCTGGAATGCTCGGCGATGAAGCTGGGCCTGTCTCGCATGCGTCAAGCGCTGACGGCGATGGGAAATCCGCAGAACGCGCGTCCCGTCATTCATATTGCCGGAACCAATGGCAAGGGTTCCACCACGGCGATGCTTACGCAAATTCTGGTTGCTTCGGGGCGGCGCGTGGGAACGTTCATCAGCCCGCATTTATGGGATGTTCGCGAACGTATCGCTCTCAATGGCGCGCCCCTCTCCCAGCGCGACTTTACCGGGGCCATTGCCTCCCTGCGCGAAGACCTGATGGCCCTGAAGACGCCGCGCGATGCGTGGCCGACGTATTTTGAATTCCTGACGCTGATGGCGTTCCGCTGCTTTTCGCGCCCCGATCTGGGCGTCGACGCGGTTGTGCTGGAAACAGGGCTTGGCGGTCGTCTGGACGCGACCAATGTCGTTGAGCGCCCTGCGGCGACAGCCATTACCGGCATCAGTCTGGATCATCAGGCCCTGCTGGGCGATTCACTGGAAGCGATTGCGAGCGAAAAGGCGGGTATCCTGAAGCCGAACGCGCCGCTGATTCTGGGGCCTTGTCTGGACCCGCGCGCGCGCGCGACGATTCTGGCGCAGGCGGAGGCCGTGGGGGCTCCTGTGACGCACACCCAGCGCGAGCGCTTACAGATTCTCGACGGCCCAGACGATCTGACACGAGAGACCTCGGGCGAACCGCGCCTGTATCTGCGCGACTCGCGAACGCAGGCGTCATACGCCTTGGGCCTGTGCGCTCCCTATCAGCGCGATAACGCCGTGACGGCGCTGGGGGTGGTTGATGTCTTAAATGAAGCGGGCTGGGCGATTTCGCCGGAAGCAATCGCGAAAGGCCTTGCGCAGACGCGATGGCCTGCGCGCTTTGAGTGGTTTGGCGCGCAACGCTGGATTGTCGATGGTAGCCATAACGCAGAAGGCTTCGCCTCGCTGGATGACAGCCTGCGCCGATGGCTTTCCGACGCGCCGTGGGTGATGCTGCTGAGTCTGCGGGCCAATCGCGACCCGGCGCTGTTGCGCGCGCTTATGCAGAATCGGGACGTCCGTGCGGCGATTTGCCTTCAGGGAGAGCCTGCGCGTTTGTATCATCCGCCGTCGGTTCTGGCCGATGCGTTGGCCTCGGCTGGGGCGGGCGCCGTGCTGACGGCGGCGTCTTTGGCTGAGGCGATGACGATGGCGCGCGACTATCAGCGCCGGACGCCTGAAAGCTGGACGCTGGCCGCCGGATCGCTGTATACGGCTGGCGCCGTTCGGCAAGCGTTGGCGCCAGAAGAAAGCGCGCCTTAA